One window of Catonella massiliensis genomic DNA carries:
- the accB gene encoding acetyl-CoA carboxylase biotin carboxyl carrier protein — protein MDIKDIYEVWDRFEKSSLSELKLSLGGDNLELKKAIEVEAVIERPLVREVSRTAEPNGVGETLRSEDSNPNHKEIKAPFVGTFYRSASPEAKPYVAVGDVVKKGDILGIIEAMKIMNELASPFSGKIVEIRAEDGKMAEYNQVLFVLEETDV, from the coding sequence ATGGATATTAAAGATATTTATGAAGTATGGGACAGATTTGAAAAGTCATCTCTAAGTGAACTTAAGCTAAGCCTTGGTGGAGATAACCTTGAACTTAAGAAGGCCATAGAAGTTGAAGCTGTAATAGAGAGACCTTTAGTGAGGGAAGTATCAAGAACTGCAGAGCCTAACGGAGTAGGTGAAACTCTTAGAAGTGAAGACTCTAATCCTAACCATAAAGAGATTAAAGCTCCGTTCGTAGGTACATTTTACCGCTCTGCTTCCCCTGAGGCTAAGCCTTATGTGGCAGTTGGTGATGTGGTGAAAAAGGGCGACATACTAGGAATCATTGAAGCCATGAAGATAATGAATGAGCTTGCCTCACCATTTTCTGGTAAGATTGTAGAAATCAGGGCAGAAGACGGTAAAATGGCAGAATATAACCAGGTGCTGTTTGTGTTGGAGGAAACTGATGTTTAA
- a CDS encoding type II toxin-antitoxin system RelB/DinJ family antitoxin encodes MATTNLNIRTEKAIKDQAESIFNELGINMTTAVNMFLRTAIREHGIPFELKLDVPNDSTAAAIEEGRKLMADQAAPRYSSMEELKAALEV; translated from the coding sequence ATGGCAACTACAAATTTGAATATCAGAACGGAAAAAGCAATCAAAGATCAGGCAGAAAGTATTTTTAATGAACTCGGGATAAACATGACTACTGCTGTCAATATGTTCTTAAGAACAGCTATTCGCGAGCATGGAATTCCTTTTGAACTTAAGCTGGATGTACCCAATGATTCTACAGCGGCTGCAATCGAAGAGGGAAGAAAACTTATGGCTGATCAGGCGGCACCTAGATATTCCAGCATGGAAGAACTTAAGGCGGCGCTTGAAGTATGA
- a CDS encoding DUF561 domain-containing protein — translation MKKINEILGIKYPFIQGGMANVATGEFAAAVSNAGGLGLIGSGGMNPSMLRENIRRCKELTKEKFGVNLMLMHPQIDELAAIVLEEDVNIVTTGAGMPKKYIKDWKAKGMFVMPVVASPMLAKRLEDMGADAIVAEGTESGGHVGEMTTMALVPRVVDTVSIPVIAAGGIAGGRQLAAAYALGASGVQLGTCLLVSKECPIHENYKNAIINARDNDSVVTGRIAGTPVRILKNEMSKEYVRLEKEGKDKMELEHFTLGALRKAVFDGDVNNGSLMAGQVAGGLTEIRSISDIFKSMDEEYREVIKSLQA, via the coding sequence ATGAAGAAGATAAATGAAATTTTAGGCATTAAATATCCTTTTATTCAGGGTGGTATGGCAAATGTCGCAACAGGAGAGTTTGCTGCGGCAGTATCCAATGCAGGAGGGCTTGGCCTCATAGGTTCAGGCGGTATGAACCCTTCTATGCTTCGTGAGAATATAAGAAGGTGTAAGGAGCTTACCAAAGAGAAATTCGGTGTAAATCTTATGCTTATGCACCCTCAGATAGACGAGCTTGCAGCTATAGTCCTTGAAGAAGATGTGAATATAGTAACTACTGGAGCGGGTATGCCTAAAAAATACATCAAGGACTGGAAGGCTAAGGGGATGTTTGTAATGCCTGTGGTAGCAAGTCCAATGCTCGCTAAAAGGCTTGAAGATATGGGGGCCGATGCCATAGTTGCAGAGGGAACTGAAAGCGGAGGCCATGTAGGAGAGATGACAACTATGGCTCTGGTGCCAAGAGTGGTGGATACAGTTAGCATACCTGTTATAGCAGCAGGTGGAATAGCGGGCGGACGACAGCTTGCGGCGGCTTATGCACTTGGAGCAAGTGGAGTACAGCTTGGAACCTGTCTCCTCGTATCTAAAGAGTGCCCAATTCATGAGAACTACAAGAATGCAATCATAAATGCCAGGGACAATGACAGTGTAGTTACAGGTAGGATAGCCGGCACACCTGTAAGAATCCTTAAAAATGAAATGTCAAAAGAGTATGTAAGGCTTGAGAAAGAGGGTAAGGATAAGATGGAGCTTGAGCATTTTACCCTCGGTGCTCTTAGAAAGGCCGTATTTGACGGAGATGTAAACAATGGCTCTCTTATGGCAGGACAGGTTGCAGGAGGACTTACGGAAATAAGAAGCATCAGCGATATATTTAAGTCAATGGATGAAGAATATAGGGAAGTAATTAAGAGTCTACAAGCGTAG
- the accA gene encoding acetyl-CoA carboxylase carboxyl transferase subunit alpha, translating into MEDKIKTPYEKVMLARDKDRLKITDYIDALFDDFVELKGDGITGEDSAILGGIAFYHGLPVTVIGHKKGSSTEENIDCNFGMASPEGYRKAARLMKQAEKFNRPVITIVDTPGAYPGLMAEANGQANAIAENLALMSSLKVPIIAVITGEGSSGGALGIAVADRVFMLENAVYSILSPEGFASILWKDSKKADEAATLMKLTATELLNYGIIDGIITEGSKLIINMDEMISRELTELTKLKEETLLKNRYKKFREIDKEKRAVKA; encoded by the coding sequence ATGGAAGATAAGATAAAAACTCCTTATGAAAAGGTTATGTTAGCCAGGGATAAGGACAGGCTCAAGATAACTGACTATATTGATGCTTTGTTTGATGACTTTGTAGAGCTTAAAGGAGATGGGATTACAGGTGAGGACAGTGCTATCCTTGGAGGCATAGCATTTTACCATGGCCTTCCTGTAACGGTTATAGGACATAAAAAAGGTAGTTCTACAGAAGAAAACATAGACTGCAACTTTGGTATGGCTTCCCCAGAGGGCTACAGAAAGGCTGCCAGGCTTATGAAACAGGCGGAGAAGTTTAATAGACCTGTAATTACCATAGTAGACACACCTGGAGCCTATCCGGGACTTATGGCTGAGGCAAACGGTCAGGCCAATGCAATAGCCGAAAATCTCGCCCTTATGAGCAGCCTTAAAGTTCCTATAATTGCCGTTATAACAGGAGAAGGCAGCAGTGGAGGAGCGCTTGGAATCGCTGTTGCAGACAGGGTATTTATGCTTGAAAATGCAGTCTATTCCATACTATCTCCTGAAGGCTTTGCCTCAATACTGTGGAAGGACAGCAAGAAGGCAGACGAAGCAGCCACACTTATGAAGCTTACAGCTACTGAGCTTCTTAACTATGGCATCATAGATGGCATTATTACAGAGGGTTCTAAACTCATTATAAATATGGATGAGATGATATCTAGGGAGCTTACCGAGCTTACTAAGCTAAAGGAAGAAACCCTCTTAAAGAACAGATATAAGAAGTTCAGGGAAATAGACAAGGAAAAGAGAGCCGTAAAGGCTTAA
- the accD gene encoding acetyl-CoA carboxylase, carboxyltransferase subunit beta, translating to MKIAQIFSIKKDNLNALSKARREKNSTVKKEAVTCPSCKAEVLKDMLKESLGVCPHCGYYFPLSPKRRLAMLSDEKQVKKHFHPLKSVNPIDFPDYEEKLLENREKTKLSDAIVTEIIKIDGMTAAVGVLDGRFLLGSMGTVVGEEIARLAEYAGKKKLPLIIFSASGGARMQEGIFSLMQMAKTAVAINKFKEKGGLFISVLTNPTTGGVSASFASLGDITIAEPKALICFAGPRVIEQTIGEKLPEGFQRAEFLLEHGRLDAVVERKEMKSWLSKVLKLHSKKQRAAKD from the coding sequence ATGAAAATAGCACAGATATTTTCTATTAAAAAAGATAATCTAAACGCCCTAAGTAAGGCAAGAAGAGAGAAAAATAGTACAGTTAAGAAGGAGGCAGTTACTTGCCCATCTTGTAAGGCAGAGGTACTAAAGGATATGCTTAAGGAGAGCCTTGGAGTTTGTCCTCATTGTGGTTATTATTTCCCACTTAGCCCTAAGCGGAGACTTGCTATGCTTTCAGATGAAAAGCAGGTAAAGAAGCATTTTCATCCACTTAAATCAGTAAACCCTATAGACTTTCCTGATTATGAGGAGAAGCTCCTTGAAAATAGGGAAAAGACGAAGTTAAGTGATGCCATTGTTACTGAGATTATTAAGATTGACGGTATGACTGCGGCTGTGGGTGTGCTGGATGGAAGATTTTTGCTTGGAAGTATGGGAACGGTGGTAGGAGAAGAGATTGCAAGGCTTGCGGAATATGCAGGAAAGAAGAAGCTTCCACTTATTATATTTAGTGCAAGTGGCGGTGCCAGGATGCAGGAGGGTATATTTTCACTTATGCAGATGGCTAAGACTGCAGTGGCTATCAATAAGTTTAAGGAAAAGGGAGGACTCTTCATCTCTGTACTTACCAATCCTACCACAGGAGGAGTGAGTGCGAGCTTTGCTTCACTTGGAGATATAACTATTGCAGAGCCTAAAGCACTTATCTGCTTTGCAGGTCCTAGAGTTATCGAGCAGACTATTGGAGAAAAGCTCCCTGAGGGCTTCCAAAGAGCAGAGTTCCTTCTGGAACATGGCAGGCTTGATGCGGTAGTTGAGAGAAAAGAAATGAAGAGCTGGCTTAGTAAAGTATTAAAACTACATAGTAAGAAGCAAAGAGCGGCTAAAGATTAA
- a CDS encoding acetyl-CoA carboxylase biotin carboxylase subunit codes for MFKRVLIANRGEIAVRIIRCLRELNIESVVVYSEADKESLPVMLAGKAVCIGPASAKESYLNGDILIEVALKTECDALHPGYGFLSENAEFARKCENNGITFIGPSAEIIEKMGDKQAARKLMMAEKVPVVPGSKELIYSEEEAVRMAEEIGYPVLIKASAGGGGKGMRRAYSKEELISAYSAAKAEAKAAFGNDSIYLEKLVLNPHHVEIQIMADKKGNVVHLGERECSIQKNNQKMLEESPAWCLNDKLRHKMGEVAVKAAKAAGYYSVGTVEFIVDDKKNFYFIEMNTRVQVEHPVTEMVTGIDIIKEQINIAAGKKLSVKQSEISLNGSAIECRINALSTGKITCLHFPAGFGVRVESHLFEGYEVSPYYDSMLAKIIVHGSTRLEAIRRLRRALEELIIDGVKTNSELMYMITYQPDFITGQYNTGFYEKNKDIIEK; via the coding sequence ATGTTTAAAAGAGTGCTGATTGCCAATAGAGGCGAGATAGCAGTACGTATAATAAGATGCCTTAGAGAGCTAAACATTGAAAGTGTTGTGGTTTACTCTGAAGCAGATAAAGAGTCTTTGCCGGTCATGCTTGCCGGCAAGGCTGTATGTATCGGTCCTGCAAGTGCTAAGGAGAGCTACTTAAACGGAGACATCCTCATTGAGGTGGCATTAAAAACCGAATGTGATGCACTTCACCCGGGCTATGGCTTTCTTTCTGAGAATGCTGAATTTGCAAGGAAATGTGAGAATAACGGTATTACCTTCATAGGTCCTTCGGCAGAAATCATTGAGAAAATGGGAGACAAGCAGGCAGCAAGGAAGCTTATGATGGCTGAAAAAGTACCTGTAGTACCGGGCTCTAAGGAGCTTATCTACAGCGAAGAAGAGGCTGTAAGAATGGCAGAAGAAATAGGCTATCCTGTACTTATAAAGGCTAGCGCAGGTGGTGGCGGCAAAGGTATGAGAAGAGCCTACTCGAAAGAAGAGCTAATTAGTGCTTATTCTGCTGCCAAAGCGGAAGCCAAGGCTGCCTTTGGTAATGACAGCATTTATCTGGAAAAGCTGGTACTAAATCCTCACCATGTTGAGATTCAGATAATGGCAGATAAGAAGGGTAATGTTGTTCACCTGGGCGAAAGAGAATGTTCCATACAGAAAAATAACCAGAAGATGCTTGAAGAATCTCCTGCCTGGTGCTTAAACGATAAGCTTAGGCACAAGATGGGAGAGGTAGCAGTAAAGGCTGCCAAGGCGGCAGGTTACTACAGTGTGGGAACTGTTGAGTTCATTGTAGATGATAAGAAGAACTTTTACTTTATAGAAATGAATACCAGGGTACAGGTGGAACACCCTGTCACTGAGATGGTTACGGGCATTGATATCATCAAGGAGCAGATTAACATAGCTGCAGGAAAGAAGCTCTCTGTTAAGCAGTCTGAGATAAGCTTAAATGGCAGTGCAATAGAATGTAGAATAAATGCTCTGTCTACAGGAAAGATTACCTGTCTTCATTTTCCAGCGGGCTTCGGAGTAAGGGTTGAGAGCCACCTCTTTGAAGGCTACGAGGTAAGCCCTTATTATGACTCAATGCTTGCCAAAATCATTGTACATGGCAGCACAAGGCTAGAGGCTATAAGGAGGTTGAGGAGAGCCTTAGAGGAGCTAATTATTGATGGAGTGAAGACTAACAGCGAGCTTATGTATATGATAACCTATCAGCCTGATTTTATTACGGGACAGTATAACACGGGCTTTTACGAAAAGAATAAAGACATAATAGAAAAATAA
- a CDS encoding beta-ketoacyl-ACP synthase III, which yields MGVLTFVSTGKALPKRKVTNEDISKIVDTSDEWIRTRTGIEKRYYCEEESCTDLAIEAAKLAVERGLERDSEFSTDKIGLIIVATTSADYAFPSTACMVGKALNLKGNVMAYDLSAACSGFIYGLQNAKALLSEIDNKYALVIGSEKMSKLLDFTDRSTCVLFGDGAAAALVKLEDREGISYIRSYSDGNDEDLICGGIASKDSFLKMKGQSVFKFAVRAIKQSVDEVLDRAGLDMGDIDYVICHQANARIIDFVKKNYEGHEDKFYQNVADYANTSAASVGLALDDLIESGEIKRGMKIVLVGFGAGLTWSAGVFEI from the coding sequence TTGGGAGTACTTACGTTTGTATCAACCGGCAAGGCTTTGCCTAAAAGAAAGGTTACAAATGAGGATATATCTAAGATAGTAGATACCTCTGATGAATGGATTAGAACAAGAACAGGAATTGAGAAGAGATATTATTGCGAGGAAGAGAGCTGTACTGACCTTGCTATAGAGGCTGCAAAGTTGGCAGTAGAAAGAGGACTTGAAAGGGATAGTGAGTTTAGCACAGACAAAATTGGGCTGATTATAGTGGCTACCACAAGTGCAGACTATGCATTTCCAAGCACTGCCTGTATGGTGGGAAAGGCTCTTAATCTAAAGGGAAATGTAATGGCCTATGATTTAAGTGCTGCCTGCAGTGGCTTTATCTACGGCTTGCAAAATGCCAAGGCATTGCTAAGTGAAATAGATAATAAATATGCCTTAGTCATAGGAAGTGAGAAGATGTCAAAGCTCCTTGACTTTACGGACAGAAGTACCTGCGTCCTCTTTGGTGATGGAGCGGCAGCTGCTCTCGTTAAGCTTGAAGATAGAGAAGGTATTAGCTATATCCGTTCCTATTCTGACGGAAATGACGAAGATTTAATCTGCGGTGGCATAGCTTCTAAGGACAGCTTCCTAAAGATGAAGGGGCAGTCTGTATTTAAGTTTGCAGTCAGAGCCATAAAGCAGAGTGTGGACGAGGTTTTAGATAGAGCAGGACTTGATATGGGCGACATAGACTATGTTATCTGTCATCAGGCTAATGCTAGAATAATTGATTTTGTAAAGAAGAATTACGAAGGACACGAAGATAAGTTTTATCAAAATGTAGCAGACTATGCCAATACCTCTGCGGCAAGTGTGGGACTTGCTCTCGATGACTTGATTGAAAGCGGAGAGATAAAGAGAGGTATGAAGATAGTGCTGGTGGGCTTTGGTGCAGGGCTTACCTGGAGTGCCGGAGTATTTGAAATATAG
- the acpP gene encoding acyl carrier protein, whose product MNFEKVKEVIVNAVNIDENKIKLDSNLESDLGLDSLDAVELGMALEEEFGLTIDEDKLASFKTVEDIVNFIDNAN is encoded by the coding sequence ATGAATTTTGAAAAAGTTAAAGAAGTAATTGTAAATGCTGTAAACATCGATGAAAACAAGATTAAATTAGATTCAAACCTTGAGAGCGATCTTGGACTTGACTCACTTGATGCAGTTGAGCTTGGGATGGCTCTTGAAGAGGAGTTTGGTTTGACAATTGATGAAGACAAGCTTGCTTCATTCAAGACTGTAGAGGATATAGTAAACTTTATTGACAATGCAAACTAA
- a CDS encoding type II toxin-antitoxin system YafQ family toxin produces MKYEVQFTNQFKKDLKLAKKQHKNLDKLFEIINILADGGTLDIKYRDHALTGNYKGARECHIEPDWLLVYEIYGDVLVLMIYRIGSHSELFQ; encoded by the coding sequence ATGAAATATGAGGTACAGTTTACCAACCAGTTTAAAAAAGATTTAAAACTTGCGAAAAAACAACATAAGAATCTAGATAAGCTGTTTGAGATAATTAACATTCTGGCGGACGGAGGTACGCTAGATATAAAATACAGAGATCATGCTTTGACAGGAAACTATAAAGGTGCTCGTGAATGTCATATTGAGCCGGATTGGTTGTTGGTTTATGAGATTTATGGAGATGTACTGGTCTTGATGATTTATAGGATTGGATCACACTCGGAATTGTTCCAATAA